The proteins below come from a single Etheostoma spectabile isolate EspeVRDwgs_2016 chromosome 4, UIUC_Espe_1.0, whole genome shotgun sequence genomic window:
- the hcfc1a gene encoding host cell factor 1a isoform X4 has translation MSAPGSAVSGTMASVLQPRWKRVLGWSGPVPRPRHGHRAVAIKELMVVFGGGNEGIVDELHVYNTATNQWFIPAVRGDIPPGCAAYGFVCDGTRLLVFGGMVEYGKYSNDLYELQASRWEWKKLKAKNPKNGPPPCPRLGHSFSLVGNKCYLFGGLANDSEDPKNNIPRYLNDLYTLELRAGSSVVGWDIPITYGVLPPPRESHTAVVYTEKTSRKSRLIIYGGMSGCRLGDLWTLDIDTLTWNKPSVSGTAPLPRSLHSATTITNKMYVFGGWVPLVMDDVKVATHEKEWKCTNTLACLNLDSMCWETVLMDTLEDNIPRARAGHCAVAINSRLYVWSGRDGYRKAWNNQVCCKDLWYLETERPHAPARVQLVRANTNSLEVSWGAVSTADTYLLQLQKYDIPATPASPAMSATPVQPVNSPKSPSPAVAALSAQSLPQTGIAIVTNDSFFPTLPCPLSSLHQEQLQKPCTQSLICSLFVTAILKVAAQQSATGTSVVTVRPSQPGKSPVTVTSLPPGVRMVVPAQTTQGSPIGSSPQMSGMAALAAAAAATQKIPPSAGTVLNVPAGATILKTVAVSPGTTTMKMASPVMVSNPATRMLKTAAAQVGTATASSPTNTRPIITVHKSGAVTVAQQAQVVTTVVGGVTKTITLVKSPLTMGSSGTLISNLGKMMSVVQTKPVQTSAITGQASTNPLTQIIQTKGPLPAGTILKLVTSADGKPTTIITTSQAGGTGNKPTILNISGVSPSTTKQGTTIIKTIPMSAIMTQPGATGVTSSAGMKTPITILTTKVMTTGTPGKIITAVPKLGTAAGQQGLTQVVLKGAPGQPGTILRTVPMSTVGGVRLVTPVTVSAVKPTVTTLVVKGTTGVTTLGTVTGTVSSSLGGGTVDSSNASLVTPITTLGTIATLSSQVISPSAITVSTAQTSLTSASTLPSSTMTVQNQPTQVTLITTPSGVEAQPVQDLPVSILASPTSEQPSSTEAGSAGEGSGTVTLVCSNPPCETHETGTTNTATTSSAAIGAGQVCSNPPCETHETGTTNTATTASSNMSAPRMCSNPPCETHETGTTNTATTASANMGSDQASTATDQVKTVCSNPPYETHETGTTNTATQLSSNMNAGQTSTVQRLCSNPPCETHETGTTNTQSTASSNMGSDRTSTATGQVQTVCSNPPCETHETGTTNTATTATCSMETGEGTAAQQTEEGAEGTSSTEVASTAATGTVTTPQGRAITTVTQSTPAPGPSVPSISSITEGVSPSSTEEPMQTDETASAEAAPAVEGATAMQTQVEGEAATALNLPSELMSEGQGATLMVTGLSDEELAVTAAAEAAAQAAATEEAQALAIQAVLQAAQQAVMHEGNSTGESQQTTNIPIMLTQQELAALVQQQQQLQEAQAAAQQAAMDTSLPTEGLAPADSLNDPSVESNGHNEMAAAVTSAVASLLPRTTAETLAPSSTFAPSVSVASPAKLQAAAALAEVANGIEGEKQAPQPTPVKPVVKKENQWFDVGIVKVTNMVVTHFYMPGDDSHGDDDSGIMPDYGQMKKMELQPGTAYKFRVAGINACGRGSFSEISAFKTCLPGFPGAPCAIKISKSPDGAHLTWEPPSVTSGKIIEYSVYLAIQSNQTAEAKASTPAQLAFMRVYCGPNPSCLVQSSSLSNAHIDYTTKPAIIFRIAARNEKGYGPATQVRWLQESGKDAASAKPAPKRPGTSPDTKATGPKKARTDQ, from the exons ATGTCTGCCCCTGGTTCCGCGGTGTCTGGGACCATGGCGTCGGTTCTGCAGCCGCGATGGAAACGGGTTCTGGGGTGGTCCGGTCCCGTTCCCCGGCCCAGGCATGGACATAGAGCTGTAGCTATAAAGGAGCTTATGGTTGTCTTTGGCGGTGGAAACGAAGGGATTGTGGACGAATTACATGTATACAACACTG caACCAACCAGTGGTTTATCCCAGCAGTCCGTGGTGATATTCCCCCTGGTTGTGCTGCATATGGTTTTGTCTGTGATGGCACAAGATTGCTGGTGTTTGGTGGCATGGTGGAGTATGGAAAGTACAGCAACGATCTCTATGAACTACAG GCCAGCAGATGGGAATGGAAAAAGTTGAAAGCAAAAAACCCGAAGAATGGCCCCCCTCCTTGTCCTCGTCTTGGCCACAGTTTTTCCCTGGTTGGCAACAAATGCTACCTGTTTGGTGGACTAGCCAATGACAGCGAGGAcccaaaaaacaacattccCAG ATACCTAAATGATCTGTACACACTTGAGCTCCGTGCAGGTTCCAGTGTGGTTGGGTGGGATATTCCAATTACATATGGAGTTCTGCCTCCTCCCCGTGAGAGTCACACTGCTGTGGTATACACAGAAAAGACGAGCAGGAAATCTCGCCTCATAATCTATGGAGGGATGAGTGGTTGCCGCCTTGGAGATCTGTGGACACTTGATATTG ATACCCTGACATGGAACAAACCATCAGTAAGTGGGACAGCACCGCTCCCCAGAAGTCTGCACTCTGCCACTACCATCACAAACAA GATGTATGTTTTTGGAGGATGGGTTCCATTGGTAATGGATGACGTCAAAGTGGCCACACACGAGAAGGAGTGGAAGTGCACAAACACTCTTGCCTGCTTAAATCTAG ACTCCATGTGTTGGGAGACAGTATTGATGGATACTCTTGAAGACAACATCCCCAGGGCCCGTGCTGGCCACTGTGCTGTAGCCATCAATTCCAGACTCTATGTTTGGAGTGGCCGTGACGGTTATCGTAAAGCTTGGAACAACCAAGTCTGTTGTAAAGACCTCTGGTACCTCGAAACAG AGCGTCCACACGCCCCTGCTAGGGTGCAGTTAGTCCGTGCCAACACAAACTCTCTTGAGGTGAGCTGGGGTGCTGTCTCAACTGCTGACACGTACTTACTACAGCTGCAGAAATATGACATCCCTGCAACCCCAGCCTCGCCAGCCATGAGTGCCACCCCTGTGCAGCCTGTGAATTCTCCAAAGAGCCCCTCACCGGCTGTTGCAGCACTCTCTGCTCAGAGCCTACCCCAGACAGGTATTGCAATAGTGACCAATGATTCTTTCTTTCCAACTCTACCGTGTCCATTGTCGTCACTACACCAGGAACAACTGCAAAAACCCTGCACACAAAGTCTCATCTGTTCCCTTTTTGTTACAGCGATCTTGAAAGTTGCAGCTCAACAGTCTGCCACGGGCACATCTGTTGTCACAGTCCGCCCCAGCCAGCCTGGGAAATCCCCTGTCACTGTGACATCCCTTCCGCCAGGTGTCCGAATGGTAGTGCCTGCCCAGACTACTCAAGGATCG ccAATTGGAAGCAGCCCTCAAATGAGTGGCATGGCAGCTTTagctgcagcagctgccgcAACACAGAAGATCCCGCCCTCTGCGGGCACTGTTCTCAATGTTCCTGCAGGCGCCACCATTCTCAAAACAGTAGCCGTTTCACCTGGCACAACCACAATGAAAATGGCTTCTCCAGTCATG GTCAGTAACCCAGCCACCCGgatgctgaaaactgctgcagCCCAGGTGGGCACAGCAACTGCGTCCTCTCCCACCAACACCAGACCCATCATCACTGTGCACAAGTCTGGTGCAGTCACAGTGGCCCAGCAGGCCCAAGTGGTAACCACTGTGGTAGGAGGAGTCACCAAGACAATTACCCTGGTCAAGAGTCCTCTCACCATGGGAAGCAGTGGCACTCTG ATCTCCAACCTTGGCAAGATGATGTCTGTGGTACAAACCAAGCCAGTGCAGACATCAGCTATCACAGGCCAGGCTTCCACTAACCCTCTCACACAGATCATACAG ACAAAGGGTCCCCTCCCAGCCGGCACCATCCTGAAACTAGTGACCTCCGCAGATGGCAAGCCCACAACCATCATCACCACTTCCCAGGCAGGAGGCACAGGAAACAAGCCCACTATACTGAACATCAGCGGTGTCTCTCCCTCCACCACTAAGCAGGGCACCACCATCATTAAGACCATCCCCATGTCGGCCATCATGACCCAGCCTGGAGCCACAG GTGTGACAAGCAGTGCAGGCATGAAAACGCCTATCACAATCCTTACCACAAAGGTGATGACCACTGGAACTCCTGGTAAAATCATCACTGCAGTGCCCAAGCTCGGCACTGCCGCTGGCCAACAGGGACTGACACAG GTGGTTTTGAAGGGTGCTCCTGGGCAACCTGGCACTATTTTGCGCACTGTGCCTATGAGCACAGTTGGCGGTGTTCGACTTGTTACACCAGTGACAGTGTCTGCTGTTAAGCCCACTGTTACCACTCTGGTTGTCAAGGGGACTACTG GTGTTACCACACTTGGGACTGTCACTGGTACAGTCTCCTCAAGCCTGGGAGGAGGCACGGTGGACAGTTCCAACGCCTCTCTGGTCACCCCCATCACCACACTGGGAACCATCGCTACCCTGTCTAGTCAGGTCATTAGCCCATCTGCCATAACTGTGTCAACTGCTCAAACCAGCCTGACTTCTGCCTCCACGTTGCCCTCCTCTACCATGACCGTACAA AACCAGCCCACCCAGGTTACTCTGATCACAACTCCCAGTGGTGTAGAAGCTCAGCCAGTGCAGGATTTACCAGTGTCCATCCTGGCTTCACCAACCTCTGAGCAGCCCAGCTCCACTGAggctggatcagctggagagggTTCTGGGACTGTCACCCTGGTCTGTTCTAACCCGCCCTGCGAGACCCACGAGACAGGAACCACCAACACAGCCACCACCTCCTCTGCTGCAATTGGAGCAGGACAGGTGTGCTCCAACCCGCCATGTGAAACACATGAAACGGGGACAACCAACACAGCAACAACTGCATCATCAAACATGTCTGCGCCGCGCATGTGCTCCAACCCACCATGCGAGACCCATGAAACTGGGACAACTAACACAGCTACCACAGCATCGGCTAACATGGGAAGCGACCAGGCCAGCACAGCGACGGACCAGGTCAAGACAGTTTGCTCCAACCCACCCTATGAGACCCACGAGACAGGGACCACCAACACAGCCACCCAGTTGTCATCTAACATGAATGCAGGCCAGACGAGCACCGTGCAGAGGTTGTGCTCCAACCCACCCTGCGAAACAC ACGAAACTGGGACAACCAACACCCAGTCCACAGCCTCATCCAACATGGGAAGCGACCGGACCAGCACAGCAACAGGCCAG GTCCAGACGGTTTGCTCCAACCCACCCTGTGAAACAC ACGAAACTGGGACCACCAACACAGCTACCACTGCCACCTGCAGCATGGAGACAGGCGAAGGCACAG CAGCCCAGCAGACAGAGGAGGGAGCTGAAGGTACTAGCAGCACAGAAGTGGCCTCTACTGCAGCAACGGGCACAGTTACCACCCCCCAGGGCAGGGCCATCACTACTGTCACTCAGTCCACACCAGCCCCTGGGCCATCTGTACCT TCGATCTCATCAATCACAGAAGGTGTGAGTCCCAGCTCCACAGAGGAACCTATGCAAACTGATGAGACGGCATCAGCGGAAGCTGCACCTGCAGTGGAGGGAGCCACCGCTATGCAGACACAAGTGGAG GGAGAAGCAGCTACAGCATTGAATCTTCCCTCGGAGCTGATGTCTGAGGGTCAGGGCGCCACACTTATGGTGACAGGGCTGTCGGATGAGGAGTTGGCTGTGACTGCAGCGGCAGAAGCCGCTGCTCAGGCAGCAGCCACTGAAGAAGCCCAGGCCCTTGCTATCCAGGCTGTCCTCCAGGCAGCTCAGCAAGCTGTTATGC ATGAGGGCAATTCCACTGGAGAGAGCCAGCAAACCACCAACATCCCCATCATGTTGACCCAACAGGAGCTTGCAGCATTGgtccaacagcagcagcagctgcaggaggCTCAGGCTGCTGCACAGCAGGCCGCCATGGACACAAGCTTGCCTACTGAAGGCCTCGCCCCTGCTGACAGCCTCAACGACCCCTCTGTCGAGAGCAACGGACACAATGAGATGGCTGCCGCTGTCACCAGTGCTGTGGCATCACTGCTGCCACGTACTACTGCTGAGA cacttGCTCCATCAAGCACATTTGCACCCTCTGTTTCAGTGGCAAGTCCAGCCAAACTGCAAGCAGCCGCTGCTCTAGCAGAGGTGGCCAATGGGATCGAGGGAGAA AAGCAAGCCCCTCAGCCAACCCCCGTGAAGCCTGttgtaaaaaaagagaatcaGTGGTTTGATGTTGGAATTGTTAAAGTGACAAATATGGTTGTCACCCACTTCTATATGCCAGGAGATGATTCTCACGGAGAT GATGACTCTGGCATCATGCCAGACTACGGCCAGATGAAGAAAATGGAGCTGCAGCCTGGAACAGCTTACAAGTTCCGTGTTGCTGGAATCAACGCTTGTGGTCGTGGATCTTTCTCCGAGATATCTGCTTTCAAAACCTGCCTGCCAGGCTTCCCAGGGGCACCTTGCGCCATCAAAATCAGCAAG AGCCCAGATGGTGCCCACCTGACCTGGGAGCCACCCTCGGTGACGTCCGGGAAGATCATTGAGTACTCTGTGTACTTGGCCATCCAGAGCAACCAGACAGCTGAAGCCAAGGCCTCCACCCCAGCACAGCTAGCCTTCATGCGGGTGTACTGTGGACCCAACCCCTCTTGCTTGGTGCAGTCGTCCAGCCTCTCTAACGCTCACATTGACTACACCACCAAGCCAGCCATCATCTTCCGCATCGCCGCCCGCAATGAGAAGGGCTATGGTCCCGCCACCCAAGTTCGATGGCTGCAAG AATCTGGCAAAGATGCCGCCTCTGCAAAACCAGCCCCCAAAAGACCAGGCACCTCTCCTGATAC TAAGGCTACTGGTCCAAAGAAAGCAAGGACGGACCAGTGA
- the hcfc1a gene encoding host cell factor 1a isoform X3, producing MSAPGSAVSGTMASVLQPRWKRVLGWSGPVPRPRHGHRAVAIKELMVVFGGGNEGIVDELHVYNTATNQWFIPAVRGDIPPGCAAYGFVCDGTRLLVFGGMVEYGKYSNDLYELQASRWEWKKLKAKNPKNGPPPCPRLGHSFSLVGNKCYLFGGLANDSEDPKNNIPRYLNDLYTLELRAGSSVVGWDIPITYGVLPPPRESHTAVVYTEKTSRKSRLIIYGGMSGCRLGDLWTLDIDTLTWNKPSVSGTAPLPRSLHSATTITNKMYVFGGWVPLVMDDVKVATHEKEWKCTNTLACLNLDSMCWETVLMDTLEDNIPRARAGHCAVAINSRLYVWSGRDGYRKAWNNQVCCKDLWYLETERPHAPARVQLVRANTNSLEVSWGAVSTADTYLLQLQKYDIPATPASPAMSATPVQPVNSPKSPSPAVAALSAQSLPQTGIAIVTNDSFFPTLPCPLSSLHQEQLQKPCTQSLICSLFVTAILKVAAQQSATGTSVVTVRPSQPGKSPVTVTSLPPGVRMVVPAQTTQGSPIGSSPQMSGMAALAAAAAATQKIPPSAGTVLNVPAGATILKTVAVSPGTTTMKMASPVMVSNPATRMLKTAAAQVGTATASSPTNTRPIITVHKSGAVTVAQQAQVVTTVVGGVTKTITLVKSPLTMGSSGTLISNLGKMMSVVQTKPVQTSAITGQASTNPLTQIIQTKGPLPAGTILKLVTSADGKPTTIITTSQAGGTGNKPTILNISGVSPSTTKQGTTIIKTIPMSAIMTQPGATGVTSSAGMKTPITILTTKVMTTGTPGKIITAVPKLGTAAGQQGLTQVVLKGAPGQPGTILRTVPMSTVGGVRLVTPVTVSAVKPTVTTLVVKGTTGVTTLGTVTGTVSSSLGGGTVDSSNASLVTPITTLGTIATLSSQVISPSAITVSTAQTSLTSASTLPSSTMTVQNQPTQVTLITTPSGVEAQPVQDLPVSILASPTSEQPSSTEAGSAGEGSGTVTLVCSNPPCETHETGTTNTATTSSAAIGAGQVCSNPPCETHETGTTNTATTASSNMSAPRMCSNPPCETHETGTTNTATTASANMGSDQASTATDQVKTVCSNPPYETHETGTTNTATQLSSNMNAGQTSTVQRLCSNPPCETHETGTTNTQSTASSNMGSDRTSTATGQVQTVCSNPPCETHETGTTNTQSTASSSMGSDQTSTATGQVQTACSNPPCETHETGTTNTATTATCSMETGEGTAQQTEEGAEGTSSTEVASTAATGTVTTPQGRAITTVTQSTPAPGPSVPSISSITEGVSPSSTEEPMQTDETASAEAAPAVEGATAMQTQVEGEAATALNLPSELMSEGQGATLMVTGLSDEELAVTAAAEAAAQAAATEEAQALAIQAVLQAAQQAVMHEGNSTGESQQTTNIPIMLTQQELAALVQQQQQLQEAQAAAQQAAMDTSLPTEGLAPADSLNDPSVESNGHNEMAAAVTSAVASLLPRTTAETLAPSSTFAPSVSVASPAKLQAAAALAEVANGIEGEKQAPQPTPVKPVVKKENQWFDVGIVKVTNMVVTHFYMPGDDSHGDDDSGIMPDYGQMKKMELQPGTAYKFRVAGINACGRGSFSEISAFKTCLPGFPGAPCAIKISKSPDGAHLTWEPPSVTSGKIIEYSVYLAIQSNQTAEAKASTPAQLAFMRVYCGPNPSCLVQSSSLSNAHIDYTTKPAIIFRIAARNEKGYGPATQVRWLQESGKDAASAKPAPKRPGTSPDTKATGPKKARTDQ from the exons ATGTCTGCCCCTGGTTCCGCGGTGTCTGGGACCATGGCGTCGGTTCTGCAGCCGCGATGGAAACGGGTTCTGGGGTGGTCCGGTCCCGTTCCCCGGCCCAGGCATGGACATAGAGCTGTAGCTATAAAGGAGCTTATGGTTGTCTTTGGCGGTGGAAACGAAGGGATTGTGGACGAATTACATGTATACAACACTG caACCAACCAGTGGTTTATCCCAGCAGTCCGTGGTGATATTCCCCCTGGTTGTGCTGCATATGGTTTTGTCTGTGATGGCACAAGATTGCTGGTGTTTGGTGGCATGGTGGAGTATGGAAAGTACAGCAACGATCTCTATGAACTACAG GCCAGCAGATGGGAATGGAAAAAGTTGAAAGCAAAAAACCCGAAGAATGGCCCCCCTCCTTGTCCTCGTCTTGGCCACAGTTTTTCCCTGGTTGGCAACAAATGCTACCTGTTTGGTGGACTAGCCAATGACAGCGAGGAcccaaaaaacaacattccCAG ATACCTAAATGATCTGTACACACTTGAGCTCCGTGCAGGTTCCAGTGTGGTTGGGTGGGATATTCCAATTACATATGGAGTTCTGCCTCCTCCCCGTGAGAGTCACACTGCTGTGGTATACACAGAAAAGACGAGCAGGAAATCTCGCCTCATAATCTATGGAGGGATGAGTGGTTGCCGCCTTGGAGATCTGTGGACACTTGATATTG ATACCCTGACATGGAACAAACCATCAGTAAGTGGGACAGCACCGCTCCCCAGAAGTCTGCACTCTGCCACTACCATCACAAACAA GATGTATGTTTTTGGAGGATGGGTTCCATTGGTAATGGATGACGTCAAAGTGGCCACACACGAGAAGGAGTGGAAGTGCACAAACACTCTTGCCTGCTTAAATCTAG ACTCCATGTGTTGGGAGACAGTATTGATGGATACTCTTGAAGACAACATCCCCAGGGCCCGTGCTGGCCACTGTGCTGTAGCCATCAATTCCAGACTCTATGTTTGGAGTGGCCGTGACGGTTATCGTAAAGCTTGGAACAACCAAGTCTGTTGTAAAGACCTCTGGTACCTCGAAACAG AGCGTCCACACGCCCCTGCTAGGGTGCAGTTAGTCCGTGCCAACACAAACTCTCTTGAGGTGAGCTGGGGTGCTGTCTCAACTGCTGACACGTACTTACTACAGCTGCAGAAATATGACATCCCTGCAACCCCAGCCTCGCCAGCCATGAGTGCCACCCCTGTGCAGCCTGTGAATTCTCCAAAGAGCCCCTCACCGGCTGTTGCAGCACTCTCTGCTCAGAGCCTACCCCAGACAGGTATTGCAATAGTGACCAATGATTCTTTCTTTCCAACTCTACCGTGTCCATTGTCGTCACTACACCAGGAACAACTGCAAAAACCCTGCACACAAAGTCTCATCTGTTCCCTTTTTGTTACAGCGATCTTGAAAGTTGCAGCTCAACAGTCTGCCACGGGCACATCTGTTGTCACAGTCCGCCCCAGCCAGCCTGGGAAATCCCCTGTCACTGTGACATCCCTTCCGCCAGGTGTCCGAATGGTAGTGCCTGCCCAGACTACTCAAGGATCG ccAATTGGAAGCAGCCCTCAAATGAGTGGCATGGCAGCTTTagctgcagcagctgccgcAACACAGAAGATCCCGCCCTCTGCGGGCACTGTTCTCAATGTTCCTGCAGGCGCCACCATTCTCAAAACAGTAGCCGTTTCACCTGGCACAACCACAATGAAAATGGCTTCTCCAGTCATG GTCAGTAACCCAGCCACCCGgatgctgaaaactgctgcagCCCAGGTGGGCACAGCAACTGCGTCCTCTCCCACCAACACCAGACCCATCATCACTGTGCACAAGTCTGGTGCAGTCACAGTGGCCCAGCAGGCCCAAGTGGTAACCACTGTGGTAGGAGGAGTCACCAAGACAATTACCCTGGTCAAGAGTCCTCTCACCATGGGAAGCAGTGGCACTCTG ATCTCCAACCTTGGCAAGATGATGTCTGTGGTACAAACCAAGCCAGTGCAGACATCAGCTATCACAGGCCAGGCTTCCACTAACCCTCTCACACAGATCATACAG ACAAAGGGTCCCCTCCCAGCCGGCACCATCCTGAAACTAGTGACCTCCGCAGATGGCAAGCCCACAACCATCATCACCACTTCCCAGGCAGGAGGCACAGGAAACAAGCCCACTATACTGAACATCAGCGGTGTCTCTCCCTCCACCACTAAGCAGGGCACCACCATCATTAAGACCATCCCCATGTCGGCCATCATGACCCAGCCTGGAGCCACAG GTGTGACAAGCAGTGCAGGCATGAAAACGCCTATCACAATCCTTACCACAAAGGTGATGACCACTGGAACTCCTGGTAAAATCATCACTGCAGTGCCCAAGCTCGGCACTGCCGCTGGCCAACAGGGACTGACACAG GTGGTTTTGAAGGGTGCTCCTGGGCAACCTGGCACTATTTTGCGCACTGTGCCTATGAGCACAGTTGGCGGTGTTCGACTTGTTACACCAGTGACAGTGTCTGCTGTTAAGCCCACTGTTACCACTCTGGTTGTCAAGGGGACTACTG GTGTTACCACACTTGGGACTGTCACTGGTACAGTCTCCTCAAGCCTGGGAGGAGGCACGGTGGACAGTTCCAACGCCTCTCTGGTCACCCCCATCACCACACTGGGAACCATCGCTACCCTGTCTAGTCAGGTCATTAGCCCATCTGCCATAACTGTGTCAACTGCTCAAACCAGCCTGACTTCTGCCTCCACGTTGCCCTCCTCTACCATGACCGTACAA AACCAGCCCACCCAGGTTACTCTGATCACAACTCCCAGTGGTGTAGAAGCTCAGCCAGTGCAGGATTTACCAGTGTCCATCCTGGCTTCACCAACCTCTGAGCAGCCCAGCTCCACTGAggctggatcagctggagagggTTCTGGGACTGTCACCCTGGTCTGTTCTAACCCGCCCTGCGAGACCCACGAGACAGGAACCACCAACACAGCCACCACCTCCTCTGCTGCAATTGGAGCAGGACAGGTGTGCTCCAACCCGCCATGTGAAACACATGAAACGGGGACAACCAACACAGCAACAACTGCATCATCAAACATGTCTGCGCCGCGCATGTGCTCCAACCCACCATGCGAGACCCATGAAACTGGGACAACTAACACAGCTACCACAGCATCGGCTAACATGGGAAGCGACCAGGCCAGCACAGCGACGGACCAGGTCAAGACAGTTTGCTCCAACCCACCCTATGAGACCCACGAGACAGGGACCACCAACACAGCCACCCAGTTGTCATCTAACATGAATGCAGGCCAGACGAGCACCGTGCAGAGGTTGTGCTCCAACCCACCCTGCGAAACAC ACGAAACTGGGACAACCAACACCCAGTCCACAGCCTCATCCAACATGGGAAGCGACCGGACCAGCACAGCAACAGGCCAG GTCCAGACGGTTTGCTCCAACCCACCCTGTGAAACACATGAAACTGGGACCACCAACACCCAGTCTACAGCCTCATCCAGCATGGGAAGCGACCAGACCAGCACAGCAACAGGCCAGGTCCAGACGGCTTGCTCCAACCCACCCTGTGAAACACACGAAACTGGGACCACCAACACAGCTACCACTGCCACCTGCAGCATGGAGACAGGCGAAGGCACAG CCCAGCAGACAGAGGAGGGAGCTGAAGGTACTAGCAGCACAGAAGTGGCCTCTACTGCAGCAACGGGCACAGTTACCACCCCCCAGGGCAGGGCCATCACTACTGTCACTCAGTCCACACCAGCCCCTGGGCCATCTGTACCT TCGATCTCATCAATCACAGAAGGTGTGAGTCCCAGCTCCACAGAGGAACCTATGCAAACTGATGAGACGGCATCAGCGGAAGCTGCACCTGCAGTGGAGGGAGCCACCGCTATGCAGACACAAGTGGAG GGAGAAGCAGCTACAGCATTGAATCTTCCCTCGGAGCTGATGTCTGAGGGTCAGGGCGCCACACTTATGGTGACAGGGCTGTCGGATGAGGAGTTGGCTGTGACTGCAGCGGCAGAAGCCGCTGCTCAGGCAGCAGCCACTGAAGAAGCCCAGGCCCTTGCTATCCAGGCTGTCCTCCAGGCAGCTCAGCAAGCTGTTATGC ATGAGGGCAATTCCACTGGAGAGAGCCAGCAAACCACCAACATCCCCATCATGTTGACCCAACAGGAGCTTGCAGCATTGgtccaacagcagcagcagctgcaggaggCTCAGGCTGCTGCACAGCAGGCCGCCATGGACACAAGCTTGCCTACTGAAGGCCTCGCCCCTGCTGACAGCCTCAACGACCCCTCTGTCGAGAGCAACGGACACAATGAGATGGCTGCCGCTGTCACCAGTGCTGTGGCATCACTGCTGCCACGTACTACTGCTGAGA cacttGCTCCATCAAGCACATTTGCACCCTCTGTTTCAGTGGCAAGTCCAGCCAAACTGCAAGCAGCCGCTGCTCTAGCAGAGGTGGCCAATGGGATCGAGGGAGAA AAGCAAGCCCCTCAGCCAACCCCCGTGAAGCCTGttgtaaaaaaagagaatcaGTGGTTTGATGTTGGAATTGTTAAAGTGACAAATATGGTTGTCACCCACTTCTATATGCCAGGAGATGATTCTCACGGAGAT GATGACTCTGGCATCATGCCAGACTACGGCCAGATGAAGAAAATGGAGCTGCAGCCTGGAACAGCTTACAAGTTCCGTGTTGCTGGAATCAACGCTTGTGGTCGTGGATCTTTCTCCGAGATATCTGCTTTCAAAACCTGCCTGCCAGGCTTCCCAGGGGCACCTTGCGCCATCAAAATCAGCAAG AGCCCAGATGGTGCCCACCTGACCTGGGAGCCACCCTCGGTGACGTCCGGGAAGATCATTGAGTACTCTGTGTACTTGGCCATCCAGAGCAACCAGACAGCTGAAGCCAAGGCCTCCACCCCAGCACAGCTAGCCTTCATGCGGGTGTACTGTGGACCCAACCCCTCTTGCTTGGTGCAGTCGTCCAGCCTCTCTAACGCTCACATTGACTACACCACCAAGCCAGCCATCATCTTCCGCATCGCCGCCCGCAATGAGAAGGGCTATGGTCCCGCCACCCAAGTTCGATGGCTGCAAG AATCTGGCAAAGATGCCGCCTCTGCAAAACCAGCCCCCAAAAGACCAGGCACCTCTCCTGATAC TAAGGCTACTGGTCCAAAGAAAGCAAGGACGGACCAGTGA